The Phoenix dactylifera cultivar Barhee BC4 chromosome 12, palm_55x_up_171113_PBpolish2nd_filt_p, whole genome shotgun sequence genome has a window encoding:
- the LOC103708865 gene encoding WRKY transcription factor WRKY24: MASPTGSLENSANSRPAAFSFPTTSFSELLSGAGNDDGEDWLMTAVTWGLSDNMGNGGAGGPKFKSMTPPPLPVSPPPLSPSSYFAIPPGLSPREFLDSPVLRSSESDILQSPTTGTFPSQVFNWRGPAANYQQGIKKENKAHSEFSFQTQASNGDMQTTSFHPSSMPISSHEKSWNYQQQSDNTNVKAELVAPSRANYSGILQANTQANNGGQQSNFSHSTQAAQTLRGQGTLDDGYNWRKYGQKPVKGSENPRSYYKCTFPNCPRKKKLEKSLDGQITEIVYKGAHNHPKPQSTRRNSASSQAFQASGASEASDHSLGAQSGAQTDSVPTPENSSVSFGDDDLDVSKSGADEFDEDEPDAKLWRKDGENEGISASGNRTVREPKVVVQTTSDVDILDDGYRWRKYGQKVVKGNPNPRSYYKCTTLGCPVRKHVERASHDLREVITTYEGKHSHDVPAARGSRVRRPLTDDNSSENNFTMAIRPAAMVNHPNQMTDISLFGGRPNASVSQAPFTVEMLQTPGSYGFSGFDNLMNSYMNQLEQQQQGQMEGVFLKAKEEPRDR; encoded by the exons ATGGCTTCCCCCACTGGGAGTTTAGAGAACTCGGCCAATTCTCGGCCCGCCGCCTTCTCCTTCCCGACCACTTCCTTCTCCGAGCTCCTCTCGGGAGCTGGAAATGATGATGGCGAGGACTGGTTGATGACCGCGGTCACCTGGGGGCTATCTGACAATATGGGGAACGGTGGAGCAGGTGGACCGAAGTTTAAGTCCATGACTCCTCCTCCACTGCCCGTCTCTCCACCTCCTCTCTCTCCATCCTCATACTTTGCCATTCCGCCCGGCCTCAGCCCAAGGGAGTTCTTGGACTCTCCTGTTCTTCGTTCCTCTGAATCTGAT ATTCTGCAATCTCCAACAACTGGTACTTTTCCTTCACAAGTGTTTAATTGGAGGGGACCTGCTGCTAATTATCAGCAAggcatcaaaaaagaaaataaggccCACTCTGAGTTCTCCTTCCAAACCCAAGCAAGTAACGGAGACATGCAAACAACATCCTTCCACCCTTCTTCAATGCCAATTTCTTCG CATGAAAAATCATGGAATTACCAACAACAGAGCGACAATACCAACGTGAAAGCCGAATTAGTCGCTCCCAGCCGAGCAAATTATTCTGGAATTCTCCAGGCTAATACCCAAGCTAACAATGGTGGGCAGCAATCTAATTTCAGTCATTCTACTCAAGCTGCTCAAACCTTAAGAGGGCAGGGGACGTTAGACGACGGCTACAACTGGAGGAAGTATGGGCAGAAGCCGGTGAAAGGAAGCGAGAACCCTCGCAGTTACTACAAGTGCACTTTCCCGAATTGCCCGAGAAAGAAGAAGCTGGAGAAGTCATTAGATGGACAGATCACAGAGATTGTGTATAAGGGTGCTCACAACCACCCAAAGCCCCAGTCCACCAGAAGGAACTCAGCTTCCTCTCAAGCTTTCCAGGCTTCAGGTGCTTCTGAAGCATCTGATCATTCTTTGGGGGCGCAATCGGGTGCGCAAACTGACTCTGTTCCGACACCAGAAAATTCTTCAGTCTCTTTTGGTGATGACGATCTCGATGTTAGTAAATCGGGTGCCGATGAATTCGATGAAGATGAACCAGATGCCAAGCTTtg gAGGAAAGATGGTGAGAACGAGGGGATTTCAGCCTCAGGCAATAGGACAGTGCGGGAGCCTAAAGTGGTGGTACAAACCACAAGCGATGTCGATATCCTTGATGATGGGTATCGGTGGAGAAAGTATGGGCAGAAAGTGGTCAAGGGGAATCCAAATCCAAG GAGCTACTACAAATGCACCACCCTGGGTTGCCCGGTGAGAAAGCATGTGGAGAGGGCATCCCATGATCTCAGAGAAGTGATCACAACCTACGAGGGCAAGCACAGCCACGACGTTCCTGCTGCTCGTGGAAGCCGAGTCCGTAGGCCTCTGACAGACGACAATAGCAGCGAGAATAACTTCACCATGGCTATTAGACCAGCGGCAATGGTGAATCATCCTAATCAAATGACGGATATTTCTCTTTTTGGTGGTAGACCAAATGCTTCTGTGAGCCAGGCTCCCTTTACAGTCGAGATGCTGCAAACTCCAGGGAGCTATGGATTCTCTGGGTTTGATAACTTGATGAATTCTTACATGAATCAACTGGAGCAGCAGCAACAAGGACAGATGGAGGGTGTCTTCTTAAAAGCTAAGGAAGAACCAAGGGATCGATGA
- the LOC103708864 gene encoding probable protein phosphatase 2C 73: protein MGGCCSKEEVKPGGLQCTEEEEDFFDGKEGEDGARVRLKGSCTFASMYTQQGWKGVNQDAMTMWEDFAGEKDTIFCGVFDGHGPFGHKVAGHVRDTLPMRLSSEFMSSQFFDHGNNDSNLNKNNVNGDDSDDSDHFHDVSDDSQHCFSAWKAIIVKAFEEMDKELSQQASIDCICSGTTAVSIVKQMEHLIIANLGDSRAVLCTRDNENQPVAVQLTVDLKPNVPSEAERIKSCKGRVFALEEEPDVHRLWLPDEDSPGLAMARAFGDFCLKDFGLISTPQVSYRKLSEKDEFVVLATDGVWDVLSNEEVVKIVSSVSKRYDAAKQLVDRAVRAWRFKHPTSKVDDCAVICLFLNLLPTSTMPTIEARRSSRKSREPSFSDSFKTARSGEVSDLDDESTAGSREVWTALEGVSRVNSLLKLPRFAGVLSWRKRSVKVEEDEMPASPKI, encoded by the exons ATGGGAGGGTGTTGTAGCAAGGAGGAGGTCAAGCCGGGAGGACTTCAATGcacagaagaggaggaagatttTTTTGATGGGAAGGAGGGGGAGGATGGAGCACGTGTGAGGTTGAAAGGGTCGTGCACCTTCGCATCCATGTACACGCAACAAGGATGGAAGGGTGTCAACCAAGATGCAATGACCATGTGGGAG GATTTTGCTGGCGAGAAGGATACAATCTTTTGTGGTGTCTTTGATGGACATGGCCCCTTCGGTCACAAAGTTGCCGGCCATGTTCGTGATACCCTGCCAATGAGACTCTCTTCAGAATTTATGTCGTCGCAGTTCTTTGATCATGGCAACAATGACAGCAATCTCAATAAAAACAATGTCAATGGAGATGACAGCGATGACTCAGACCATTTTCATGATGTTAGTGATGATTCCCAACATTGTTTCTCCGCATGGAAGGCCATCATTGTTAAGGCATTTGAGGAAATGGATAAAGAGCTCAGCCAACAAGCTAGCATCGATTGCATTTGTAGTGGAACCACAGCAGTATCCATAGTTAAACAG ATGGAACACTTGATAATTGCCAATTTAGGAGATTCTCGGGCTGTTCTTTGTACCCGAGATAACGAAAACCAACCTGTTGCTGTCCAACTGACTGTTGATCTAAAACCAAATGTTCCAA GTGAGGCCGAAAGGATTAAGAGTTGCAAAGGAAGAGTTTTTGCGCTTGAAGAAGAACCAGATGTGCATAGGTTATGGTTGCCCGACGAGGACTCTCCAGGCCTTGCCATGGCAAGAGCTTTTGGAGATTTTTGCCTGAAGGATTTTGGGCTTATCTCCACACCACAGGTTTCGTATCGGAAGCTTTCAGAGAAGGATGAGTTTGTGGTCCTTGCAACTGATGGG GTATGGGATGTCCTATCAAATGAGGAAGTTGTAAAGATAGTGTCATCAGTCAGTAAACGATATGATGCTGCTAAGCAATTAGTAGACCGAGCGGTCCGAGCCTGGAGATTCAAACACCCTACCTCTAAGGTCGACGACTGTGCCGTTATATGCCTCTTCTTGAATCTCCTTCCCACATCAACCATGCCAACCATCGAGGCTCGCAGAAGCAGCAGAAAATCTCGCGAACCATCATTCTCTGATAGCTTCAAAACAGCTAGAAGTGGGGAAGTCTCCGACTTGGATGATGAGAGCACTGCAGGCTCAAGGGAAGTGTGGACTGCTCTTGAGGGTGTCAGCAGAGTGAACTCATTGTTGAAGCTTCCCCGGTTTGCTGGCGTATTGAGCTGGCGTAAGAGATCGGTGAAAGTGGAAGAGGATGAAATGCCAGCTTCGCCAAAGATCTAG
- the LOC103708925 gene encoding pentatricopeptide repeat-containing protein At4g19440, chloroplastic-like produces the protein MRLPPPLPRKPRRPLCCSRAVPCSSSAAPDPHHHATPPPAAADTSLLRRDLALLLSRPSIDADLCRETLARLSPRLLDRLLLDLRPAIKPRPALRFFSFASGHCGFCFTPRSYSILVHALLRSNLAAPARLLLIRLISGGAGGSLPLLLDDPSRRFPEIVRSLADTVSADEPPSGALDTLVHVCCTQFRSDGPKLAVAAFQILVERGFCPSLKTCNLLLSSLSKVNDCKHAHMVFDRMRQFVVPDAYSYTPVIDVFCKNHEVAEAITLFSEMESSGIRPTVVTYNVLIDGLCKKRMLDEAFRFKEKMVRSSVKPSVVTFNVLINGLVKCNRFGDVESVLKEMDEMGILPNEFIYNTLIDGHCRMGQSSEALKLRNEMVAKGMEPNSVTYNALVKGLCMSGKMELAEYLLDEMLSNGMEINVGLFNSIIFWLVTKALRFDSALRLFREMLLRNLRPNDSLMTSVIKGLCENGKHRQAIDIWFKMLEKGFGVNTITSNALIHGLCESRNMKEAVRLLRTMLEKGLALDRVTYNTLISGCCKEGKMDEGFKLRDDMVKRGFKPDIITYNTLIHGLCNLGRMEETITLLHDLKNEGLVPDLFTFSTIIDGYCKAKEVHKAKIYLKEMASWGLEPNSVIYNSLIGGYCRDGKISEAYNLLDEMKSKGIAATSVTYCTLMHGMCDVGRVEEAKNLIVKMREDGLELNVVSYTILIDGYCKIGQMDEANKVLEEMHASGLAPNKVTYTVLMRGYCKMENYDAAAKLLDEMLDNGIVPDVVTYNTLMSGFCNEGRMEEAFKISDHMTQENMVLDEVSYTTLVHGITSVGCQNEAASISDGSIIKQGIGP, from the coding sequence ATGAGACTACCTCCTCCGCTCCCAAGAAAACCCCGCCGGCCCTTATGTTGCTCCCGCGCCGTACCTTGCTCCAGCTCCGCCGCCCCAGATCCGCACCACCACGCTactccgccgccggccgccgccgACACCTCACTCCTCCGCCGCGACCTCGCCCTCCTCCTATCCCGCCCCTCCATAGACGCCGACCTCTGCCGAGAGACCCTCGCCCGCCTCTCCCCCCGCCTCCTCGACCGCCTCCTTCTCGATCTCCGGCCGGCGATCAAGCCCCGCCCAGCCCTCCGCTTCTTCTCCTTCGCCTCCGGCCACTGCGGCTTCTGCTTCACTCCCCGATCCTACTCCATCCTCGTCCACGCCCTCCTCCGATCTAACCTCGCCGCCCCCGcccgcctcctcctcatccGCCTCATCAGTGGTGGAGCTGGTGGCAGCCTCCCCCTTCTCCTCGACGACCCCAGTCGCCGGTTCCCCGAGATCGTTCGCTCCCTCGCCGACACTGTTTCAGCCGACGAGCCGCCATCTGGCGCTCTCGATACCCTGGTTCACGTGTGCTGCACCCAGTTCCGATCCGACGGCCCGAAGCTCGCCGTCGCGGCATTCCAGATCCTCGTAGAGCGAGGGTTCTGCCCATCTCTGAAAACCTGCAACCTTCTCCTGTCATCGCTTTCTAAGGTCAATGATTGCAAGCATGCGCACATGGTGTTCGACAGAATGCGACAGTTTGTTGTTCCGGATGCCTACTCGTATACCCCTGTCATTGATGTCTTCTGTAAGAACCACGAGGTCGCTGAGGCGATCACATTGTTCTCAGAGATGGAAAGCTCGGGAATTCGTCCCACGGTCGTTACTTACAATGTGCTGATCGATGGGCTCTGCAAGAAGAGGATGTTGGATGAGGCGTTTCGGTTCAAGGAGAAGATGGTGAGGAGCTCAGTGAAGCCGAGCGTTGTTACATTCAATGTTCTCATCAACGGTTTGGTTAAATGCAATAGATTTGGAGATGTGGAGTCTGTCCTAAAGGAGATGGACGAGATGGGCATTTTGCCAAATGAGTTTATTTATAATACTCTGATTGACGGGCACTGCAGGATGGGGCAGAGTTCAGAGGCTTTGAAGTTAAGAAATGAGATGGTGGCGAAAGGGATGGAGCCAAATTCGGTTACTTATAATGCACTTGTAAAAGGCTTGTGCATGTCAGGGAAGATGGAGCTGGCCGAGTATCTACTAGATGAGATGCTGTCAAATGGTATGGAAATAAATGTCGGGCTATTTAATTCTATTATTTTCTGGCTTGTCACAAAGGCATTAAGGTTTGACTCTGCCTTGAGGCTTTTCAGGGAGATGTTATTAAGGAATTTAAGACCGAATGATTCTCTAATGACGTCAGTGATCAAGGGGCTGTGTGAGAATGGGAAGCATCGTCAGGCGATTGATATTTGGTTCAAAATGCTAGAGAAGGGTTTTGGTGTGAACACCATTACTTCGAATGCTTTGATTCATGGGCTCTGTGAGTCAAGGAACATGAAAGAGGCAGTTCGGCTTCTTCGCACAATGCTTGAGAAGGGATTGGCTTTGGATAGGGTGACATACAATACTTTGATTTCAGGTTGTTGCAAAGAAGGGAAAATGGATGAAGGCTTTAAACTTCGGGACGACATGGTTAAAAGAGGGTTTAAGCCAGACATTATTACCTATAATACGTTAATACATGGATTATGCAATTTGGGTAGGATGGAAGAGACTATCACGCTTCTTCatgatcttaagaatgagggtTTGGTTCCAGATCTTTTCACATTTAGCACAATAATAGATGGTTATTGTAAGGCTAAAGAAGTCCATAAAGCCAAAATCTACTTGAAGGAGATGGCTAGTTGGGGTTTAGAGCCAAATAGTGTCATCTATAATTCACTTATTGGTGGTTACTGCAGGGATGGTAAAATTTCAGAGGCTTATAATCTTCTAGATGAAATGAAGAGTAAAGGCATTGCAGCAACTTCTGTGACATACTGTACCCTTATGCATGGGATGTGTGATGTTGGTCGTGTTGAAGAGGCTAAGAATTTGATTGTGAAAATGAGAGAGGATGGTTTGGAATTGAATGTTGTAAGCTATACTATACTTATTGACGGGTATTGTAAGATAGGTCAAATGGATGAAGCAAACAAAGTCCTTGAGGAAATGCATGCTAGTGGGCTAGCCCCAAATAAGGTTACTTACACTGTCCTAATGCGTGGATACTGTAAAATGGAAAACTATGATGCAGCAGCTAAACTTCTAGATGAAATGCTGGATAATGGTATTGTTCCAGATGTCGTCACTTATAACACGTTAATGTCTGGTTTCTGCAATGAAGGAAGAATGGAGGAGGCTTTTAAGATATCTGATCATATGACTCAAGAAAACATGGTGTTGGATGAGGTGTCTTACACTACTTTAGTTCATGGAATAACTAGTGTAGGGTGCCAAAATGAAGCTGCTTCCATATCTGATGGAAGCATTATCAAGCAGGGAATTGGGCCTTAG